In Vigna unguiculata cultivar IT97K-499-35 chromosome 3, ASM411807v1, whole genome shotgun sequence, a single genomic region encodes these proteins:
- the LOC114174925 gene encoding uncharacterized protein LOC114174925, which translates to MGSVDFSTTSKLDLENDYEAQVRDSVYSASHSSQEIESFGMLHHDMELKNSLNSPIHDSLAETGSLESSANLYMDKSVTECEPELVICHKETSFNIIKDICVDEGVHTNDKSFFWRKVDQNIHKTYSSYESKETVKDNAGINLLNPSVTDESDQSKDFMQLDEDATRKLSDNVYKEIVVPEDNVLLQDLDREKSRTSSVEGDEIKHDHAKVDNDPEFHSQPDKSKNVIKDDAVLSSPTLESKTEIIGSSSSLQQNANMEHKLDHSGHGSSEVSDNNCGQTEDADAKDQVFPRLDESSSFSVGYLGPLPYCGSISLRSDSSTTSSRSFAFPILQSEWNSSPARLTKSGSRHHSKQQGWKHRFFCCKF; encoded by the exons ATGGGATCAGTAGATTTCTCGACAACAAGTAAACTTGatttagaaaatgattatgaaGCACAGGTCAGGGACTCTGTTTATTCAGCATCCCATTCTTCGCAGGAAATAGAGTCATTTGGGATGCTTCACCAtgatatggaattgaaaaacTCCCTCAATTCACCAATCCATGACTCACTCGCTGAAACAGGTTCATTAGAGAGTTCTGCAAATCTCTATATGGACAAAAGTGTTACAGAATGTGAACCAGAACTTGTAATATGTCACAAAGAGACTAGTTTCAACATTATTAAGGATATCTGCGTGGATGAAGGAGTCCATACCAACGATAAGAGTTTTTTTTGGAGAAAAGTAGACCAAAACATCCACAAAACTTATTCTTCTTATGAAAGTAAAGAAACAGTGAAAGACAATGCTGGGATCAATTTATTAAATCCATCAGTAACAGATGAATCTGATCAATCCAAGGATTTTATGCAGCTCGATGAAGATGCAACTAGAAAACTCTCTGATAACGTGTATAAGGAGATTGTTGTGCCTGAAGATAACGTTTTGTTACAAGATTTAGACAGAGAGAAATCCAGGACATCAAGTGTTGAGGGTGATGAAATCAAACACGACCATGCAAAG GTTGATAATGACCCTGAGTTTCACTCCCAACCTGATAAGTCCAAAAATGTGATTAAGGATGATGCAGTGCTTTCTAGTCCAACTTTGGAATCAAAAACTGAAATCATTGGCAGTAGTAGTTCACTGCAGCAGAATGCAAACATGGAGCATAAGTTAGATCATTCGGGTCATGGAAGTAGTGAAGTCAGTGACAATAATTGTGGTCAAACTGAAGATGCAGACGCAAAAGATCAAGTTTTTCCAAGATTAGACGAGTCAAGTTCCTTCTCTGTTGGGTACTTAGGACCTCTACCTTATTGTGGTAGCATCTCTCTTCGATCAGATAGCAGCACAACTAGTTCACGGTCTTTTGCCTTTCCCat ATTACAATCAGAATGGAATAGCAGTCCAGCAAGATTGACAAAATCTGGTAGTAGGCATCACAGTAAACAGCAGGGTTGGAAGCACCGTTTTTTCTGCTGTAAATTCTGA